From Bombina bombina isolate aBomBom1 chromosome 1, aBomBom1.pri, whole genome shotgun sequence:
cccgccctgtcattttaaggcaggtcatttttaaatttaaactacagtaaccactgcaccctatggttcctcctttctcggcttgttttcggtcgaatgactggctatgacagttaggggaggagctatattacagctctgctgtcggtgtcctcttgcaacttcctgttgggaatgagaatatcccacaagtaatggatgatccgtggactggatacaccacaagagaaataaatttatcaggtaagcataaattgtgttttttaaacaactaaaattctggtgttgactgtcccttaagacTCGTGGATGATTCCTAGTATgcactttcattaaaaaaatatctaagattCAACCCTTTATCAGTATAATGAAAGCTGTTAGTTTTGACCACCATGTCTTTAAACATATTATGGGGAATTACAATTTTgaatttttatgtctctttaacctaGACTCTAACATTGTGCAGCGAGAGAGTGATCCCAAACTTTCAATGTGATACCTAGAGTGCAGCATTTAGGAGATGTTAAACATTATTTAttgaaagagaatttttttttaatgaatgatcTGTTTTATTCTATGATTATCCTTGGTGCCACATTACAGCAGATTTGTTTTTCTAATTTACTGTTTCTCCCTAATTTTTTCTCCTTTAAGTCAGTCTCCTCTTTTTTTTCCTTGTCCTTCTTGCTGTCTTTCTCTTATTCTCTTCACTCCCTGTGCCCCCCCCAACACTCTCCATCTGAGAAAAATCAAAGCTGCATGCTTATCATATTTAGCAGGAGTCAcacatttgtttattattgtgtagTTGTCAGCCTCAAATTTGTAATcacataactattatttatatatttttgtatttatattttcttaCATATTTGCTTTCATATTATATAACAGCCAGGATAAATGTAACTAAACAATGAATACAAAAATCTTTTGAGAACTATTCTATATTTTGTTATCTTTAGACAAATCTGCTATACTCTTCACTGCGCTTCTAAAGCCAGGCTTTTAGAGTTTCATTTATAAGTGTCCGAAATCAAAGCCAAGTTTCTAAAGTAGATTGAAGTATGCCTGCTGTGTACAGTTTTTATCCCAGCCGATTCTTGCCTCCCCCCTCATTCCGTTTCTCTTGTCGTCCCTATTCCCTGTAGATCGACAGAAGGATATTGGCATTCATTGAGAGAAAGCAAGCAGAGATCAATGAAAACAACGTCCGGGAGTTCTGCAACGTTATTGATTGTAATCAAGGTAAATGCTCCTGTAGTCACTCTATTTCTCAGTAagctctgttagagacagagttagAAATGTGTTCTGTCTGTTCCAGAATCACATTTTGTAAGATACTGCATCACTTGGATtcacattacaaagaacagttcTAATAATTAAATAGATACATATCccactttattttaatttgtttcttgCATTATTTAAAGATTCATGGTTTTATTGCATTTTTGTTGCATGTAGGTATAAACATTTAGTATCTATATTGCTTTGATAAAAGGAAGCAGATGTTTATCTCAATAAACAAGATTTTGTTTCCCCTAGGGACAAATATTAATAGTCAAAACTGTAAATAGGTAATGCAAACAAGCTTTTCTAAAATTCCTATCCTCAGGGgaatattttgttgttgttttattgcaTCCTATTTTCAAATgatggtgttttgtttgttttttgtttttttaatgaattgAAATTCAAGTTTGTATTATTTGGTCACTAAGGTAGTTCACAATTTCTGCCatttctctatttatatatatatattttatttcagcaGTGTATGACCTATGATATGTTACTGAATATTCTACACCTTTCCTCTTGATAGAAAACAGTTGTGCCAGAACAGATGCTGTTTTTACTCCATACCCTGGATTCAAGAGCCATATAAAAGGTAATCAGCTGTTATGGATCAGAGTTTTGGGTAATAAGGATTTAATGCTTAAGTATGTTGCAACAAATCTTAAAACTCCTTGGCTTAACCTTTAATCAATTTGGTAAAACATAAGACAAAATAGGGGTAAAAGTACAGTAATTACCAAAATATGGTCTTGTATCAATATTTAATGTCATGTTTTATGTTACTGCTTTTTCTCAGTTGATGCCTCTGTGTTTTATTGTTATGTAACAAACTCTGACTGAAAGTATTTCATACCAGACAATCTGTTCTACCACCTGCTTAGATGTATACCTATAGGCTTATGTGTACATTGTTACATAGAAGATGGTCTTTTGAAACTTAGATTTTCATTGATTGTTTAggcaccatttaaaaaacaaattctcaTCACAATGCCCATATTTTATGTTAGTCTCCAGAGTTGTCAACACTTACGGACCTCAAACTAGAAATAATGCTACAGGCTCCAACTCCAGAGGAAATCTTCTCTCTCGAGACTGTGGGAATCAGTCTGTTGAAGAACGACTTCAGAACATGGAAGGCCACTTACGGTTAGAGACAGGTACTACTTTTATTTATTTGTCCTCAGTATTTTACTAAGCCCACTCACACCAAAATAAAAACTGCAATAAAACTAAACCTTTAATAATTAACAcagaaaactaaattaaatactgaGAATAAATTCAAATACCTAGTTTATGATTGTATTTTAAGGGAAGACCTGGTTATGTTTTCATAATAAACCCTCTGAATACAGTTGCCTGAGCATCATATCTTGATTTTCAGAATTCTGTCATCAGGTTATCATTTTAATCTCTAGCAAACAGCAGGAGTACAAGAGGCTGTAATTCTGCTAAATTTGTATATAAGAGAAAAGTGCAAGTTGTTATTACACTCACAAGTAAGGTAGTATTTTGTTTTCTGCTGGTTGTTGAGTTTAATCTAAAATAGTTCTGATAAATGTAAGTGATGGCATATGATGGTTCTTTTCAAgattatgatttttatttatttttctaaaggcCGGccatatcatctttttttttttttaatactacaattacaggtaaacttttttttttttaaattatctatctTTGCCAAAAACACACCCCAGTGTTAAatactattaataaaaaaataaatctaatgaaCTTGCAAACAGTGTTATTCCCAAAATAAAACGAAGCTTTGCAGTGTGCAACGAACCAGCACATTTGTTTATGGCTGTAGGGTTTACAGTACTGGGGAAATCTTGCAATGATGTCTTATGGTGTGGATTATTCAATGCCTAATATTTCAAAAGCTAATTCCattaatgagatttttttttacaagaatatTGTACATTTATGATCTATTTGTAATGGTTATTCTGCCTTTCATTTGAAACACAAAACATAGGAGGACCTGTGCCAAAAGACATTTACCAACGAATTAAAAAACTGGAGGACAAGATCTTGGAATTAGAAGGGATTTCTCCAGAATATTTTCAGTCAGTTGTAAGTTATTTTGCATATTTGCATTTAACTGTCCTGTATTTCAGTTATTGATGCTTAGTTAGTGCAGCTTAGTAGTGTTCTTCCTGAATATGCAATATAGTTTACAACCAGTGGAAGAAATGGAAGGCCGGGTTGGCTATgagattatttattttgcatgattAATAGGACTTCTATAAGTCAATCTATTTACATTTTGTTTACCATTTCATTTGCACAAACCACTAATAGTTCATGTTGCCCTATTTAAATAGCATATAGAAATGCTTTATAAAGCAGTGCTATCTTACTCTGACTGGGATTGAGTTGTCATATTGAGGAATGTTTCTTTAAGATGTAAAAGGTGATAGTAAAGATAATGCAAATGGTCATTTTGCAAAATATTATACCTTTTTATGACTGTTTAaccatatataatacattttaaatgcttttaatatTTTGTGAAATGCTTTTTTTATTAATCCTTTCTGATTTTTTCTATTCAGAATGTGTccactaaaagaaaaaaacatgaggcaTCTCAGGTAAGGGTTGCATTGTTTGTGTGCGCCTTTAAATTCAGATTTTTGAACAAATAAGACTTCTCTGTATCCAGCAGAAACAACACACACCTAGTGTCAGGGACTAACAGGCCTTACTTTCTGCACAACCACTTGGTCTTTTGTTTCCAAGCAGGTGTTGATGCATTTGttaaagtacattatttttaaatccttttttttttcatcCTGCGTCTACAAGAAGACATtttaaaattcatatattttttttcgtatccaagaaattagttttttttttttgttttattatcctTATTCAGAGGGCATACATTCTAACAAAGGGCATTCCCTCAAGTATAGTTGTGTGTCTTTATCTATCTTTGCTGTGCAAACGAGTTGTATTACTGTGTTAATGAGAGTGAGTGCACAAATAAGTGCCTGCTTAACTACAGGTTCATCATTAAGCTGCACAGTTGCGGTCATATTGggatattttaaaagaaaactgAATTAGGTACTGAAACAGCATAAAGCTGCACTGCAGTGCTTATAGGAGTAGCATGCATGTGCACTAACCTAAAAAGTAGCAGCCATTAGCAGTAATAACCTTTTAAAGGAAGCATTTAAATCCCACCACTTTAAAGCCAAGTTAGTTCAAGTTCTCTTTTATTATGAAAAATGCATTATCAGGATTATTGCCAATGAAATTTATACAAGTTTTAGTCACACTGGTTCCAAAATGAAGGAAGAAAGGAATACACACATTTGATTGTCTGGTTGCTATTTTAATACTGTGTTCTTGCAAGTTTGTAGAGAAGTAGAGCAGACAGTGGAATCCTCTAAGTGACAGTTGATAAGTGATTAGAAAAGATACATCTGATACAAAGAAGACCAGATTGTTTATGGGTGTACAGTTACAGACACTACAGATCAAAGTGACTCTTCCTCATGATCAGAGTGGAGCACATTAAAGTAAGAATGTCTGTCAAAGTCATCAGTAAGCCCAATAACGAAGGGCCtgattctttaaagctctctggtcAGTAAATACAAATGCTAACTTTAaaactgtttatctagctatgcgaAGCAGAGACCTGTTTCTATATAATGCTCAAAGACGGCCTCAAAAACTTGGCGTTATTTCTCCACATGCCAGCAAGTCTTTGAGTTAAACTATAATGTGGGGAAagaatacaaaagatagagggcgccacatagtgcaaatcaggctGATAAACCAAATGGTAAAAGTGCAGACAAAGTCAATCCTACTCACGTGATAGAAAGCACAATTGTGCAGGCAGGCCGGAACCAAACAGTCGTCCGGCAGACTCTTAGGCACACCTGGAATAGCGGATATCCTCGTCCCACCAGAGCTAGTCCAGAGATATTCTTGAATATCGCAGGTAATGTTAAGCCACGGTCAGTGGTGAAGACCAGCATTTAAAAGTGAACAATGGCAATATGGTGAAGTCCAAATGATAGAAGTGCAGCAGCAAGATAGCAATTTTATTAAAAGtattaaaacagcaacgcgtttctcagtggcacAGCACTGTTTCCTCAATGTTTTTAATCAAATTGCTATCTTTCTGCTGCACTTCTATCATATGGACTTCACCATATTGCCATTGTTCACTTTTGAGTGCTGGTCTTCACCACTGACCGTGGCTTAACATTCCCTGCGATAATCAAGAATATCTCTGGACTCCCTCTGGTGGGACGAGGATATCTGCTGTTCCAGGTGTGCCTAAGAGTCTGCCGGACGACTGTTTGGTTCCGGCCTGCCTGCACTGCACAATTGTGCTTTCTATCACATGAGTAGGATTGACTTCGTCTGCACTTTTAGCTGTGGACTACCCTTACTATTGGACAAAGTTCCTTATTAGAACTCtaccttttatttttatatctgaacTTTAGTTTTTTACACCTGCTAACAATtagattttaatttatatttttttaatttttattttattattttgcagcttatATCATTTTGCTGTTTATATGTTTATTCATTGTGGATATGTTATTGACTGTGTGAATACTTGCTCCCTTGTAACTTTAGGTATCGCGCTTCCAACATTACAGAGACTATCACATACTCTGGCCCACTAGACCCATTATATATTTTACCAGGGTATACTACACCATCTCTTATACTGCAGTATCTAATACACCACTATTCCACGTTTGGCGCCTCTTCCAGATACTAGCTGTGCACTCTGTTGCATCTCGCGTATCTTTGTTTATCTATTATGTGGGTAAGACGTTTTATCTTAGTAGGAAGAGAAATGATGAACAATGAACACTTGTAATCATGAGCTAGAACTCTTACATTATGGTTATTGGATGTTATTTGAGCATTAGTCAGCAGTGACTGAAATTgtgtgggattaaagggacagtgtactgtaaatcatttttttccctcgtgttttttttttttggcggctCGCCAGCTTGctctagctgcagagtataacatgaattaaaaattgcttaattaggtttattattgtATAGGAAATAGCCGTTTTTGCTCTTCGATAGTCCAGCCcattaaaatggattgagcttgcagggaaatcagatctcctcatttctcttgtaagatgtatcgagtccacggattcatccttacttgtgg
This genomic window contains:
- the MBIP gene encoding MAP3K12-binding inhibitory protein 1 isoform X3, translating into MCFSSDWNNFQCLPDLQPSFLCSVLQQHISDLQPLLEQLQQLDKGRPVRKPNLETAGGGHSCEAAVTHEDFGKVSSSPVTDNFKENSSELVNTAIVQIKAKKAEIDRRILAFIERKQAEINENNVREFCNVIDCNQENSCARTDAVFTPYPGFKSHIKVSRVVNTYGPQTRNNATGSNSRGNLLSRDCGNQSVEERLQNMEGHLRLETGGPVPKDIYQRIKKLEDKILELEGISPEYFQSVNVSTKRKKHEASQSYSLAEIDQKINALRQSLLHKGTTVMTSAGDAMTS